Proteins from a single region of Dyadobacter fanqingshengii:
- a CDS encoding medium chain dehydrogenase/reductase family protein, with product MESLTKNGNGIKGNIINHQNVQVLEQTSFNTTEVIMPGIVEPEGLLVKTRVLNNPAAGQVSVKVEASGICFAEQSMRRGRYYEQPKFPFVPGYDLVGTVVATGPGVDPTLLGKRVAALTKTGGWASYALLSASDLLPVPGDIDPLEAETLIVNGITAWQMLHSKARIKRGQTILVHGANGGVGTILTQLALYAGVRVIGTASPRHHEALRAQGVQPVDYNDTDLAGSVLKLAPGGVDAVFDHLGGASFARSFGLLAKGGVLVCYAIASALKDTGNIFIPFLRVLVQLGWWNILPNGRKAYFYNIWEGKGSETFQGQLRETFGQLTTLLASGVLKPQIAARFPLAQITAAMKLAESRTAYGKVVLVP from the coding sequence ATGGAATCACTTACAAAAAATGGAAACGGTATTAAGGGTAATATTATAAATCACCAAAATGTTCAGGTTTTAGAACAAACCAGCTTTAATACCACAGAAGTAATCATGCCTGGTATCGTCGAGCCGGAGGGGTTGTTAGTTAAAACCCGTGTATTAAATAATCCTGCTGCCGGGCAGGTAAGTGTAAAGGTGGAAGCCAGCGGTATATGTTTTGCCGAGCAGTCCATGCGCCGTGGCAGGTATTACGAGCAGCCCAAGTTTCCTTTCGTTCCGGGCTATGACCTGGTTGGTACAGTCGTTGCAACCGGCCCGGGCGTTGATCCAACTTTATTGGGCAAACGCGTTGCTGCCTTGACAAAGACCGGCGGCTGGGCAAGCTATGCGCTGCTTTCGGCCAGCGACCTGCTACCTGTTCCTGGGGATATTGATCCTCTCGAAGCTGAAACGTTAATTGTTAACGGTATTACGGCCTGGCAAATGCTCCACAGCAAAGCCCGGATCAAGCGGGGACAAACGATTCTTGTTCACGGTGCTAATGGTGGTGTCGGAACAATTCTGACACAACTGGCACTTTATGCTGGCGTCCGGGTAATTGGAACTGCTTCACCTCGTCACCATGAAGCGTTGCGGGCACAGGGTGTGCAGCCAGTAGATTATAATGACACAGATTTAGCAGGGAGCGTGCTTAAACTTGCACCAGGCGGCGTGGATGCAGTTTTTGACCATTTGGGCGGAGCAAGCTTTGCCAGATCTTTTGGTTTGCTTGCCAAAGGTGGCGTGCTCGTTTGTTATGCAATTGCCTCAGCATTAAAAGACACTGGTAATATTTTTATCCCGTTTCTAAGAGTACTGGTACAATTAGGTTGGTGGAACATCCTGCCTAATGGTCGCAAAGCTTATTTCTACAATATCTGGGAAGGAAAAGGCAGCGAAACTTTTCAAGGACAACTACGAGAAACATTTGGGCAGCTCACCACTTTGCTGGCTAGCGGAGTGCTTAAACCGCAAATTGCTGCCAGGTTTCCTTTGGCGCAAATTACAGCTGCCATGAAATTGGCCGAATCACGGACAGCTTATGGCAAGGTTGTGCTTGTACCCTGA
- a CDS encoding OmpA family protein: MLTALILSLLSLAPDSIRVTGNCYNVADQTSLKCNMTLVFSTTELKISADKSEKFAVQILDSTRYLIFESAGFETRTIGVNRIRSDHDNAAFAIKVPMLKNCMDPAIKEDEILFPKSQLFINVDAPDSVDLSVVLMDESKRNIPESRPIISSVENRFIAADYMLPGPYSLKIGLFEVGGKAVANEISREAVVLNGGFNFLSLKYETVETRGDIAILKPKTLYFDQSSYALRKDSKVLLDSVCAVLVRRHNLTARVTGHTDNVGRANLNLILSEYRARVVLTYMNNHGVRPGQIHISWKGSNAPVAMNNTEENKSRNRRVEIHLAQQAAIVDPEH, translated from the coding sequence ATGCTCACAGCCCTAATACTTTCTCTGCTTTCACTGGCCCCGGATTCAATCCGCGTTACAGGAAACTGTTACAATGTCGCTGACCAAACGAGTTTGAAATGTAATATGACCTTGGTTTTTAGTACAACAGAACTAAAAATCAGCGCAGACAAGTCAGAAAAGTTCGCTGTTCAGATACTGGATTCCACCCGGTATCTGATATTTGAATCTGCCGGCTTTGAAACGAGAACGATTGGAGTGAATAGAATCAGAAGTGATCATGATAATGCCGCATTTGCAATTAAAGTCCCGATGCTGAAAAATTGCATGGACCCGGCCATCAAAGAAGATGAAATATTATTCCCCAAGAGCCAGCTGTTTATCAACGTGGACGCACCTGATAGTGTGGATCTAAGTGTGGTTCTTATGGACGAATCAAAGCGAAATATTCCGGAGTCAAGGCCCATAATTAGCTCAGTCGAAAACCGATTCATAGCAGCTGATTATATGTTGCCCGGCCCTTATTCACTTAAAATTGGTCTTTTTGAAGTTGGAGGAAAGGCAGTAGCAAATGAAATCTCACGGGAAGCGGTGGTATTAAACGGGGGATTCAATTTTTTGTCTCTAAAATATGAAACTGTTGAAACACGGGGCGACATTGCCATCTTAAAACCCAAGACTTTGTATTTCGATCAAAGCAGCTATGCTCTAAGAAAAGACAGTAAGGTCTTGTTGGATTCAGTTTGCGCAGTTCTAGTGCGTCGCCACAACTTAACTGCACGCGTTACAGGTCACACGGATAATGTTGGCAGAGCGAATTTGAATCTTATTCTCTCAGAATATCGCGCTAGGGTGGTGTTAACTTACATGAACAACCACGGCGTGCGCCCCGGGCAGATTCATATCAGTTGGAAAGGTTCGAATGCACCGGTTGCAATGAATAATACAGAAGAGAACAAAAGCAGGAACCGCCGGGTAGAGATCCATTTAGCACAGCAAGCTGCAATTGTTGATCCCGAACATTAG
- a CDS encoding response regulator, whose translation MITLAIVENDEDERFFMAEAFGASNGFEIVGEFGNGDQLLEWLANKPRQQPQLIVTDLNMPGKNGYDIITEMHATRPEIRVIATSTSSIDATRERCLRLGAREFLIKPDVFTEYNGFVNQVFNMVGQELI comes from the coding sequence ATGATCACGCTGGCCATAGTTGAAAATGATGAGGACGAACGCTTTTTTATGGCAGAGGCATTCGGAGCTTCCAACGGTTTTGAGATCGTTGGAGAATTTGGCAATGGCGACCAACTGCTGGAATGGCTGGCAAACAAGCCCAGGCAGCAACCGCAACTAATTGTCACTGATTTGAATATGCCCGGAAAAAACGGATACGATATTATAACGGAAATGCATGCAACAAGGCCCGAGATCAGGGTCATCGCCACGTCGACTTCCTCCATCGACGCCACCAGGGAGAGGTGCCTGCGCTTGGGGGCGCGTGAATTTCTAATCAAGCCTGATGTATTTACCGAATATAATGGTTTTGTCAATCAGGTATTTAACATGGTGGGGCAGGAACTGATATAA
- a CDS encoding PAS domain-containing sensor histidine kinase: protein MLITNDVILEHLSEGVVVLDASGKIVSCNPAARQITGYEQGDLEGKPFHALGNGEGDLFQYQYERDQALLHKKLVVESWKVNKNGNRFWCESSYAPIFNEDGHEGFCVMLRDISERKQMQIELMKSEERYRLMAEAVKDYSIFMLNPEGYIVTWNDGGRLIQGYTESEVLGKHFSIFYTATDLIDQKPERELEIARDMGAYREEGWRVKKGGSLFWASVVLTALFNDQNKLIGFSKVTMDLTERLRSEEILRQSEARYRSLVEQVGDYGIFMLDTKGRIGSWNEGAKRIKGYTAEEVIGKYFSIFYPEEDILSGKPARELRIARATGKYEEEGWRLRKDGSRFWANIVITAVYDAERVLSGFSKVTRDLTERKLAEQSLQDRSNEYRQLVRELTTTNDALSAVNQELEEFTAIVSHDLKEPVRSVKSYLYLIEQHIEQQKYDQIGASVAKSINGTQRMQDLIDNLLKYSQVSKTGLKREKLNLEDVLTEAELNLDDAIKKSGAQLSKDIAAKGLVGDRVQLAQLFQNLLANALKFTGGKMPEVSVRSWTESGNVRIAVTDNGIGIAEQHLEKVFGVFKKLHFPNQYPGTGMGLAICKKVVERHNGKIWAESSPGQGTSFHVMIPTNEPTTI, encoded by the coding sequence ATGCTTATTACAAATGATGTTATTCTTGAACACCTAAGCGAGGGAGTGGTTGTACTTGACGCGTCTGGAAAAATCGTCTCCTGTAACCCGGCCGCCCGCCAAATCACTGGCTATGAGCAAGGTGACCTCGAAGGAAAGCCTTTTCACGCATTGGGAAACGGAGAGGGGGATTTATTCCAATATCAATATGAGCGGGATCAGGCCTTGCTGCATAAGAAACTGGTGGTAGAAAGCTGGAAAGTAAACAAAAACGGCAACAGGTTCTGGTGTGAAAGCTCCTATGCTCCTATCTTTAATGAGGATGGGCACGAGGGCTTTTGCGTAATGCTGCGTGATATTTCCGAACGGAAGCAAATGCAAATTGAGTTAATGAAAAGTGAAGAGCGTTACCGGCTGATGGCAGAAGCAGTCAAGGATTACTCGATCTTCATGCTGAACCCGGAGGGATATATAGTCACGTGGAATGACGGCGGCCGGTTGATCCAGGGCTATACAGAGAGCGAGGTGTTAGGAAAACATTTCTCCATTTTCTATACCGCCACCGACCTTATTGACCAAAAGCCTGAGCGGGAACTTGAAATTGCCAGAGATATGGGCGCGTACCGTGAAGAAGGTTGGCGGGTTAAGAAAGGCGGCTCGCTGTTTTGGGCGAGCGTGGTGCTGACCGCTCTTTTCAATGATCAGAATAAACTTATCGGGTTCTCAAAGGTGACAATGGACTTGACCGAACGCCTGCGAAGCGAGGAAATCCTGCGCCAAAGCGAGGCCCGTTACAGGTCGCTGGTTGAACAGGTAGGTGATTACGGGATTTTTATGCTCGATACCAAAGGACGAATTGGCAGCTGGAATGAGGGGGCGAAGCGTATAAAGGGCTATACAGCCGAAGAGGTAATAGGCAAGTATTTTTCAATTTTTTACCCAGAGGAAGACATCCTGAGCGGGAAACCTGCGCGCGAACTGCGTATCGCCAGGGCTACCGGGAAATACGAGGAAGAAGGCTGGCGCTTGCGTAAGGATGGCAGCCGCTTTTGGGCCAATATAGTCATCACCGCCGTCTATGATGCAGAACGCGTACTGTCAGGCTTCTCAAAAGTGACCCGGGATCTGACCGAGCGCAAACTTGCTGAGCAAAGCTTGCAGGACCGCTCCAACGAATACCGCCAACTTGTGCGGGAATTAACGACTACCAACGATGCATTATCGGCTGTCAACCAGGAGCTGGAAGAGTTTACAGCTATCGTCTCCCATGATCTGAAAGAACCGGTCAGGTCTGTCAAAAGTTACTTATACCTGATCGAGCAGCACATCGAACAGCAAAAGTATGACCAAATCGGTGCCAGCGTTGCAAAAAGCATCAACGGCACCCAGCGGATGCAGGACCTGATTGATAACCTGCTGAAATATTCGCAGGTAAGCAAAACAGGGTTAAAACGTGAAAAACTTAACTTGGAAGATGTTTTAACAGAAGCAGAGTTAAATCTGGATGATGCCATTAAAAAAAGCGGCGCTCAGCTAAGTAAAGATATCGCTGCCAAGGGTTTGGTTGGTGACAGGGTGCAACTTGCACAGCTCTTCCAAAACCTCCTGGCCAATGCACTTAAATTCACGGGCGGAAAAATGCCCGAAGTATCGGTCAGGTCTTGGACGGAAAGCGGTAATGTTCGTATTGCGGTGACGGATAACGGGATCGGGATTGCTGAGCAGCACCTTGAAAAAGTATTCGGGGTTTTCAAAAAGCTGCATTTTCCGAACCAATATCCCGGAACCGGTATGGGGCTGGCGATTTGTAAAAAAGTGGTCGAGCGCCACAATGGAAAAATATGGGCAGAATCATCGCCCGGGCAAGGCACAAGCTTTCATGTAATGATACCCACCAACGAACCTACCACAATATAA
- a CDS encoding glycoside hydrolase family 2 protein, translating to MRNHTNYGSSKSREAPLALEKETFQDDLPRAVIRPNEYLLLDGEWKFAVDPNDRGVAENWFVQHTFSQTANWPGSVEQHLAASQQEGSSWKDKIVVWYEREFKRPEYASSVEESDTIPQLTFGACGYETQVWLNGSPLTTIEGERIHIGEYTSFSYELEKLRPINRLTVRVASSMDADIPRGKQESHVYKRGGIWYQTFTGAVRSIWLENVERNRLRSRVGVVSIIEDNLVRFTLTTRIHDPGLYKIKLSVFLPDARANETLVAEDEFPLMLEAGQKSQRLVLDVPDALLWSTENPNQYKLVAQLVNEQGAISEIETKFGLRKFEARGSHLYLNNKPIYLDGILYQPGNATYDQIKRHLLAMKELGCNLVRIHIAGVDPRIYKLADKIGMLLWVEVPSPHQSTLKSRENHQAELLRMLALIGTHPSVVIWSLYNEDWGAQDIAHNLDTREYIVNMYHYMQLAFPQFLVVDNDGWQHISFEGRLKSDLLTAHLYTPDLAHWQWMLDELTKGNLDTIAAFPLVVGDPYFYRKQVPLVVSEWGGFGFENYGGPVDDTDRASQITLFKKELAKRSVAGDVYTQATNIENERNGLIDFETGALKVPAGLLASKKVT from the coding sequence ATGCGAAATCATACCAATTACGGGTCATCCAAGAGCCGGGAAGCGCCTTTAGCTTTGGAAAAGGAAACTTTTCAGGACGATCTGCCCAGGGCTGTTATCAGGCCTAACGAATATTTGTTGCTCGACGGAGAATGGAAATTTGCCGTTGATCCTAATGACAGGGGAGTTGCTGAAAACTGGTTTGTCCAGCACACATTTTCTCAAACCGCGAATTGGCCCGGAAGTGTAGAGCAGCATCTGGCAGCGTCTCAGCAGGAAGGTTCTTCCTGGAAGGACAAGATCGTAGTTTGGTATGAAAGAGAATTCAAGCGGCCAGAATACGCGTCTTCTGTTGAAGAAAGCGACACCATTCCACAGCTTACCTTCGGAGCCTGCGGATACGAAACCCAGGTTTGGCTCAATGGTAGTCCCCTAACAACCATTGAAGGTGAGCGGATCCATATCGGAGAATACACTTCGTTTTCGTATGAACTGGAAAAACTGCGGCCGATAAACCGGCTGACGGTGCGTGTTGCAAGCAGCATGGACGCGGATATTCCCCGTGGCAAGCAGGAATCGCACGTTTACAAGCGGGGCGGCATTTGGTACCAGACTTTTACCGGGGCCGTGCGCAGTATCTGGCTGGAAAATGTAGAGAGAAACCGTCTTCGGTCCAGAGTTGGCGTGGTGAGTATTATTGAAGATAACCTCGTAAGGTTTACACTTACAACCCGCATTCATGATCCCGGTTTGTATAAGATAAAGCTCTCTGTTTTCCTGCCCGACGCCAGGGCAAATGAAACTTTGGTGGCCGAGGATGAATTTCCGCTGATGCTCGAAGCCGGACAGAAATCACAGCGGCTTGTCCTGGATGTTCCTGATGCATTGCTATGGTCAACCGAAAATCCAAATCAATACAAGCTGGTGGCGCAGCTCGTGAACGAACAGGGCGCTATTTCTGAGATCGAGACAAAATTCGGTCTCAGGAAATTTGAGGCAAGAGGCAGCCACCTGTATCTGAATAATAAGCCGATTTATCTGGACGGCATCCTTTACCAGCCAGGCAATGCCACATATGATCAGATCAAAAGGCATTTGCTGGCAATGAAAGAGTTGGGCTGTAACCTGGTCAGAATCCATATTGCAGGTGTTGATCCGCGCATTTACAAGCTTGCCGATAAAATTGGAATGCTGCTTTGGGTTGAGGTGCCAAGCCCGCATCAGTCTACACTGAAAAGCCGGGAAAACCATCAGGCAGAACTTCTGCGTATGCTCGCTTTGATCGGCACCCATCCATCTGTTGTTATATGGAGTTTGTATAATGAAGACTGGGGCGCGCAGGACATTGCCCACAACCTGGATACGCGTGAGTATATTGTCAATATGTATCATTACATGCAACTCGCATTTCCCCAGTTTTTGGTTGTCGATAATGATGGCTGGCAGCATATTTCTTTTGAAGGAAGACTTAAGTCTGACCTACTAACGGCACATTTGTATACTCCGGACCTCGCGCACTGGCAATGGATGCTCGATGAGCTGACAAAGGGGAATCTGGACACCATTGCAGCTTTCCCGCTCGTAGTAGGCGATCCGTATTTCTACCGCAAGCAAGTGCCGCTGGTTGTGAGTGAATGGGGTGGTTTTGGCTTCGAAAACTACGGCGGACCTGTGGATGACACCGATCGCGCCAGCCAGATTACACTTTTTAAGAAAGAACTGGCAAAAAGGTCCGTGGCCGGAGATGTCTACACCCAGGCGACCAACATTGAAAATGAGCGTAACGGATTGATCGACTTTGAAACCGGCGCTCTGAAAGTACCAGCCGGACTGCTGGCTTCAAAAAAGGTTACCTGA
- a CDS encoding zinc-dependent alcohol dehydrogenase — protein sequence MLAMNYRGPYRVRADQKPMPEIQHPGDAIVRVTRSCICGSDLHLYHGLVPDTRVGTTFGHEFIGVVEDIGSDVQNLKVGDNVLVPFNIACGKCVFCQQGLYGNCHESNPQATAVGGIFGYSHTAGGFDGGQAEYVRVPYADVGPMVIPDDIDHDDAVLLTDVVPTGYQAAEMAAIKPGDTVVVFGAGPVGIMAAKSAWLFGAGRVIVIDHIEYRLEFVKQFAQCEAYNFRSLEDVVLFIKKTTGYIGADVCIDAVGCEAAGNAMQTITGRKLMLQAGSATALHWAINSVKKGGVVSIVGVYGPTDNLVPIGNVVNKGITIRANQASVKRLLPRLIEHVREGRLNPKEMITHRVPLEEVSDAYHIFSAKLDNCIKTILIPPSANK from the coding sequence TGCATTTGCGGATCGGACTTACATTTATATCATGGACTGGTGCCCGACACACGCGTAGGCACAACTTTCGGCCATGAATTTATTGGTGTGGTGGAAGACATTGGCTCCGACGTTCAGAATCTGAAAGTAGGGGACAATGTGTTGGTGCCATTTAATATAGCTTGTGGAAAATGTGTGTTTTGCCAGCAGGGCCTTTACGGAAACTGCCATGAATCCAACCCGCAGGCAACGGCGGTAGGAGGGATTTTTGGCTATTCCCACACCGCCGGAGGTTTTGACGGAGGGCAGGCCGAATATGTGAGGGTGCCTTACGCTGATGTTGGCCCTATGGTGATTCCCGATGACATTGACCATGATGATGCTGTTTTGTTAACCGATGTTGTGCCCACGGGATATCAGGCTGCTGAAATGGCTGCTATAAAACCGGGTGATACGGTTGTGGTTTTCGGAGCGGGACCTGTTGGGATTATGGCTGCAAAAAGTGCGTGGTTATTCGGTGCCGGTCGCGTGATCGTTATCGACCACATTGAATACCGGCTGGAATTTGTGAAGCAGTTTGCACAATGCGAGGCGTATAATTTTCGCTCGCTGGAAGATGTGGTTTTGTTTATCAAAAAAACAACCGGCTATATAGGAGCAGATGTTTGCATTGATGCCGTCGGCTGTGAAGCAGCGGGAAATGCAATGCAGACCATTACAGGCCGGAAGCTTATGTTACAGGCTGGTTCGGCCACTGCTCTGCATTGGGCTATCAATTCAGTTAAAAAAGGAGGCGTAGTATCCATAGTTGGTGTTTACGGACCTACTGATAATCTGGTTCCCATTGGTAATGTAGTGAACAAAGGAATCACAATCCGTGCCAATCAGGCTTCGGTTAAACGACTTCTACCCAGATTGATCGAGCATGTTCGTGAAGGTCGGTTGAACCCAAAGGAGATGATAACCCACCGTGTCCCACTCGAAGAAGTGTCCGATGCGTATCACATTTTCTCAGCAAAACTGGACAATTGCATCAAAACCATTTTGATCCCACCATCAGCCAATAAATAA